A genomic stretch from Stutzerimonas decontaminans includes:
- a CDS encoding histone-like nucleoid-structuring protein, MvaT/MvaU family, producing MSLITEYRQTEEAIKELQARLANMSNDERLIKEMEFEEKLRGLMADYNKSLRDIIAILDPDSRQRPAAAVPKKRGERKVKTYVNPHTNESISTKGGNHKTLKAWKAEHGSDVVESWVTE from the coding sequence ATGTCCCTCATCACTGAATACCGCCAAACCGAGGAAGCTATCAAAGAGCTTCAGGCCCGCCTGGCGAACATGAGCAATGATGAACGCCTGATCAAGGAAATGGAATTCGAAGAGAAGCTGCGCGGTCTGATGGCCGACTACAACAAGTCTCTACGTGACATCATCGCAATCCTGGACCCCGATTCCCGGCAGCGTCCAGCTGCTGCGGTGCCCAAGAAGCGTGGAGAGCGTAAGGTCAAGACCTACGTGAATCCCCACACCAATGAATCAATCTCCACCAAAGGCGGCAACCACAAGACCCTGAAGGCATGGAAAGCCGAACACGGCAGCGATGTGGTTGAAAGCTGGGTTACCGAATGA
- a CDS encoding tyrosine-type recombinase/integrase, whose translation MSKLTPKFVKDTTTPGAYQDGRGLILRIAETGRKSWVFRYSFHGDRHDISLGTYPALSLRDARLAADAERVTISQGKNPLDQRYAIRQKSAASKKAGKTFKSEAKQYVRTHSASWSPAYAQDWESSLENHVFNVIGMLHPRDVHTDNVLAVLEPIWLQIPATAKLVRNRIELILDAAKAKGLREGENPARWRGHLDKLLARQSKSKRPFPAYPWQKIHGLYSDLITLDGSAARAMEMVILTACRSGEVRNAQWHEFDFAERIWTIPAERMKSGVTHRVPLTEAMIDVLDSVKGLDPVWVFKKGRGSGPLAGNALGRVLKKIKAGDCVPHGFRSTFRTWAADATDFPREVCEMALAHGLSDRVEAAYNRAELIDKRRLLMQQWNDFLLGTREQQEAA comes from the coding sequence ATGAGCAAACTGACCCCGAAGTTTGTGAAGGACACGACCACACCCGGCGCCTATCAGGATGGGCGGGGCTTGATACTGCGTATCGCGGAGACAGGGCGGAAAAGCTGGGTGTTCCGATATTCATTCCACGGGGATCGGCACGACATCTCGTTGGGTACCTACCCTGCCCTCTCTCTGCGTGATGCCCGGCTCGCCGCCGACGCTGAGCGAGTGACGATCTCGCAGGGGAAAAATCCTCTGGACCAGCGCTACGCCATTCGCCAGAAATCGGCTGCTAGCAAGAAGGCGGGAAAGACGTTCAAGTCTGAAGCCAAGCAGTACGTCAGGACTCACTCTGCCTCTTGGAGCCCGGCGTATGCTCAGGATTGGGAATCGAGCCTGGAGAATCACGTATTCAATGTTATCGGCATGCTGCACCCCCGCGATGTACACACCGATAACGTCCTGGCTGTTCTCGAACCCATCTGGCTGCAGATTCCAGCTACCGCAAAGCTGGTCCGCAATCGCATCGAGCTGATTCTGGATGCTGCCAAAGCCAAGGGGCTGCGTGAGGGCGAGAATCCGGCCCGCTGGCGTGGCCACCTCGACAAGCTGCTGGCCAGGCAATCAAAGAGTAAGCGGCCCTTCCCCGCCTACCCTTGGCAGAAGATCCACGGGCTATACAGCGATCTCATCACCCTGGATGGGAGTGCTGCCCGCGCAATGGAGATGGTGATTCTCACTGCCTGCCGAAGCGGTGAGGTCCGTAATGCCCAATGGCATGAGTTCGATTTTGCAGAGCGCATCTGGACGATCCCTGCAGAGCGCATGAAGTCTGGGGTAACACATCGGGTACCGCTCACCGAGGCAATGATCGACGTTCTCGACAGTGTGAAAGGGCTCGATCCTGTCTGGGTTTTTAAGAAGGGTCGGGGCTCAGGCCCTTTGGCGGGGAATGCGTTGGGCCGCGTGCTGAAGAAGATTAAGGCCGGTGATTGCGTCCCGCATGGGTTCCGCTCGACCTTCAGAACGTGGGCGGCAGACGCTACCGATTTCCCGCGAGAGGTCTGCGAAATGGCTTTGGCGCACGGTTTGAGTGACAGGGTTGAAGCAGCGTACAACCGCGCGGAGTTGATCGATAAACGCCGGCTGCTTATGCAGCAGTGGAACGATTTCTTGCTGGGTACCAGAGAGCAGCAAGAGGCTGCTTAA
- a CDS encoding metallophosphoesterase, which yields MIGRTPVVSGNGLYHEYGANRVGRDFVVGDLHGEAEKLHELLCKVRFDWDSDRVFSTGDLVDRGPLSLRVALMTGQQGFFAVRGNHDQWCIDAGLEGDAPGHINNGGDWFYELNVLERSMVARLLAKLPVALSFIGPCGKKYGLVHAECPHHDWTHFEEILRGEWGNNVRAHFASKAIWSRKRYQQLDASLVRGVEAVFVGHTRVDQVKTIGNVCYLDTGACFEGGRLTMIELMPNGARHVYQV from the coding sequence ATGATCGGTCGGACGCCAGTTGTTTCGGGTAACGGGCTTTATCACGAGTACGGTGCCAATCGTGTTGGTCGTGACTTTGTAGTTGGCGACCTTCACGGAGAAGCTGAAAAGCTCCATGAACTGCTCTGCAAGGTGCGGTTTGACTGGGATTCTGACAGGGTTTTCTCTACTGGCGATCTGGTTGACCGAGGCCCGCTCTCCCTCCGGGTGGCATTGATGACCGGCCAACAGGGCTTCTTCGCAGTGCGCGGAAATCATGATCAGTGGTGTATCGATGCAGGCTTAGAAGGTGATGCGCCGGGGCATATCAATAATGGCGGCGACTGGTTTTATGAATTAAACGTGCTTGAGCGAAGTATGGTTGCAAGGCTTTTAGCTAAACTTCCAGTTGCACTTTCGTTTATTGGGCCGTGCGGAAAGAAATACGGGTTAGTTCATGCCGAATGCCCTCATCACGACTGGACCCACTTTGAGGAAATACTTCGTGGTGAGTGGGGGAATAATGTGCGCGCCCACTTCGCCTCCAAGGCTATCTGGAGCCGAAAGCGCTACCAGCAACTTGACGCTTCCCTGGTGCGCGGTGTTGAAGCGGTGTTCGTTGGCCACACGCGGGTCGATCAGGTCAAAACCATTGGCAACGTCTGTTACCTGGACACTGGCGCCTGCTTTGAGGGCGGCCGGTTGACCATGATCGAGCTGATGCCGAACGGCGCCCGGCACGTCTATCAGGTGTAA
- a CDS encoding TraR/DksA family transcriptional regulator, translating to MTSFTINRVPGGDYMNPAQKEYFDGVLRARLGEVANSARAAKEALAGLGIAADALDQGLIEEERNTLYRTLERLNAQTAEIIRAIQAIKDDEYGWCEDTGEEIGLERLIAQPTAKLSAVAQARMESAAAHYNR from the coding sequence ATGACCAGCTTCACTATCAATCGTGTTCCGGGTGGCGACTATATGAACCCAGCACAGAAAGAATACTTCGATGGCGTGCTGCGGGCTCGCCTTGGAGAAGTGGCTAATTCAGCGCGTGCTGCCAAAGAAGCATTGGCAGGCCTTGGCATTGCAGCGGACGCGTTAGATCAAGGCCTTATCGAAGAAGAACGTAACACCCTTTATCGCACCTTGGAGCGTTTGAATGCGCAGACTGCGGAAATTATACGAGCTATCCAGGCAATCAAAGATGATGAGTATGGATGGTGTGAAGATACCGGCGAGGAAATTGGGTTAGAGCGACTGATTGCGCAGCCCACTGCGAAGTTAAGCGCTGTGGCACAGGCGCGAATGGAGTCTGCAGCTGCTCACTATAATCGTTAA